A single window of Cytobacillus dafuensis DNA harbors:
- the rsgA gene encoding ribosome small subunit-dependent GTPase A produces MEELNLNLSTIGFNEFFENEFESYKEEGYIVGRVALEHKRMYRVWTEEGELLCEVSGKFSYLAASREDFPAVGDWVVLKARTGEDRGMIHGVLPRKSKFSRKAAGTNTEEQIVATNVDTIFLVNSLNDDLNLRRIERYLLLSWESGANPVIVLTKSDLCDDLEKKLSAIEGIAMGVPVVTVSVIEEKGISELQTFLLPGNTVALLGSSGVGKSTLTNYLLGEEKQKVQEIREVDDKGRHTTTHRELILLPGGTVLIDTPGMRELQLWDSNDGLVESFSDIETTAEECKFRNCTHEQEPGCAVKQAIKDGIFDIDRLLSYKKLQKELAYLERKQEKRAQVEEKKRWKSITISVKNAKKENY; encoded by the coding sequence ATGGAGGAATTAAATTTGAATTTATCTACGATTGGTTTTAATGAATTTTTTGAGAACGAATTTGAGTCATATAAAGAAGAAGGCTATATTGTTGGCAGGGTAGCGCTTGAACATAAAAGAATGTATCGCGTGTGGACTGAGGAAGGAGAGCTTCTTTGTGAAGTGTCAGGGAAGTTTTCCTATTTGGCTGCCTCTAGAGAGGATTTTCCTGCTGTAGGGGATTGGGTTGTGTTAAAAGCACGAACTGGAGAAGATCGTGGAATGATACACGGAGTACTACCTAGGAAAAGTAAGTTCTCCAGAAAAGCTGCTGGTACAAATACCGAGGAGCAAATTGTGGCTACGAATGTAGATACCATATTCCTTGTCAATTCACTTAATGATGATCTTAATTTACGTCGAATTGAAAGATATTTGCTGTTATCCTGGGAAAGTGGTGCTAACCCAGTTATCGTTTTAACTAAGTCAGATTTATGTGATGATTTGGAAAAAAAATTATCCGCTATAGAAGGAATTGCAATGGGCGTACCTGTAGTAACTGTCAGTGTCATTGAAGAAAAGGGGATTTCTGAACTGCAAACATTTCTTTTGCCGGGGAATACAGTTGCACTACTTGGATCCTCTGGTGTAGGAAAATCAACATTGACGAATTATCTTTTAGGAGAGGAAAAGCAGAAGGTACAGGAAATTCGTGAAGTTGATGATAAAGGTCGACATACAACCACTCATCGTGAATTGATACTTCTTCCTGGAGGAACAGTTTTGATCGATACGCCAGGCATGAGGGAGCTTCAGCTTTGGGATAGCAATGATGGTTTAGTCGAAAGCTTTTCTGATATTGAAACGACTGCAGAAGAATGTAAGTTTAGGAACTGTACTCATGAACAGGAGCCGGGCTGTGCAGTTAAACAGGCAATTAAAGACGGCATATTTGACATAGATCGTCTTTTAAGCTATAAAAAACTCCAAAAAGAGCTTGCCTATTTAGAAAGAAAACAAGAAAAACGAGCCCAGGTTGAGGAGAAAAAACGCTGGAAAAGCATTACCATTAGTGTAAAGAATGCAAAAAAGGAAAATTACTAA
- a CDS encoding DUF4397 domain-containing protein: MSRNRNNLDFFQKAGKYDLLANYYKYSDPNKHIAYYQKHLHYINMATHYLRSNMMSNHQNITDSGKIRFVHASTDTKNVDIYINGIRILRDFPYKEISNYLSIPIGKHQVDIYPAGNMVSTILSRKIKIEHDRHYTFIPTGYVKNIKWIVLEDEPRVPNKETKLRFVHLSPDSPELDIAVKDRDVLFSNVSFRKSTSYLSLSPMIVDLEARISGSSNIVLPLSQIQLKPKRAYSILLIGLADGEPNLEAIIIKG, translated from the coding sequence ATGTCTAGAAATAGAAATAATTTAGATTTTTTTCAAAAAGCAGGCAAATACGATTTGCTAGCAAATTACTATAAATATTCTGACCCCAATAAGCATATTGCATATTACCAAAAACATTTACATTATATAAATATGGCCACACATTATTTACGATCGAACATGATGTCTAATCATCAAAATATAACTGATTCTGGAAAAATTCGCTTCGTACATGCTTCTACGGATACAAAAAATGTAGATATTTATATTAATGGAATACGAATACTAAGGGATTTCCCATATAAAGAAATAAGTAATTACTTGTCAATCCCCATAGGCAAGCATCAGGTCGATATTTATCCTGCAGGAAATATGGTCTCCACTATACTAAGCAGAAAAATAAAGATTGAACATGACAGGCATTATACTTTTATTCCTACTGGTTATGTAAAGAATATAAAGTGGATTGTATTAGAAGATGAACCACGAGTACCTAACAAAGAAACCAAATTAAGATTTGTCCATCTTTCCCCTGACTCTCCAGAATTGGATATTGCAGTTAAAGACAGGGATGTCTTATTTTCAAATGTATCATTCCGCAAATCTACAAGTTACCTAAGCCTCTCTCCAATGATAGTAGATCTGGAAGCGCGAATATCAGGCTCTTCTAATATCGTCCTGCCATTATCCCAAATCCAGCTTAAGCCAAAAAGAGCTTATTCTATTCTGCTTATTGGATTAGCAGATGGCGAACCTAATTTAGAAGCAATCATCATTAAAGGATAA
- a CDS encoding YpmS family protein, whose product MKKQKWKNLFFLLLGINLFIIVLLLFLIYSPIEEDEYTSPDLNTTAHVPFKIKTDKQDLNQVINHYLEKESLNGAIDYQILLNDEVELRGALPVFSQEIQMKLTFEPIALENGDILLEQKSISVGQLQLPVSYVLKFVRDKYKLPNWVTIQPNEEKIYVSLQKMKLKSDIHVKVDEFDLRNDDIRFTLWVPVK is encoded by the coding sequence TTGAAAAAACAGAAATGGAAAAATCTTTTTTTCCTTTTACTGGGTATTAATTTATTCATAATTGTTTTATTGTTATTTTTAATCTACAGCCCAATTGAGGAAGATGAATATACATCACCTGACCTGAATACAACTGCTCATGTCCCGTTTAAGATTAAGACAGATAAACAGGATTTAAATCAAGTTATTAATCATTATCTAGAAAAAGAAAGTTTAAACGGGGCGATCGACTATCAAATTTTATTAAATGACGAAGTAGAGCTGAGAGGTGCACTACCTGTATTTAGTCAAGAAATTCAAATGAAGCTAACTTTTGAACCAATTGCATTAGAAAATGGCGATATTCTCCTCGAGCAAAAGTCGATTTCCGTTGGTCAGCTGCAATTGCCGGTTTCATATGTATTAAAATTTGTAAGAGATAAATATAAACTCCCGAATTGGGTTACAATTCAGCCGAATGAAGAAAAAATATATGTTTCATTGCAGAAAATGAAGTTAAAAAGTGATATTCATGTAAAAGTGGATGAGTTTGATTTAAGAAATGATGATATTCGATTCACACTATGGGTACCAGTTAAGTAA
- a CDS encoding SGNH/GDSL hydrolase family protein, translating into MRSKLLIIVLSTVILSSCSTHSTSNAVSFNQSKESALLAKAELPNDFIPQNITIVSAGDSLTEGVGDSTNRGGYTHYLKDKLEEDKGINEANFYNFGVKGNRSDQLLKRLNSNKVKTAIGDADFVILTIGGNDMMKVVRENFSNLNMQAFQKQKLIYQDNLEQVVTTIREENPRSMVVLVGLYNPFLKWFANITEINQIVDDWNETSKNVLAKFPETYFVEIDDLFENNSDELLYEDYFHPNDKGYELIADRIYETLKEEALLKLPNKY; encoded by the coding sequence ATGAGAAGTAAATTGCTTATTATCGTTTTAAGTACGGTCATTTTATCCTCATGCAGTACACATTCCACTTCCAATGCAGTAAGCTTTAACCAATCAAAGGAATCGGCGCTCTTGGCTAAGGCAGAACTGCCTAATGATTTTATTCCGCAAAACATTACGATTGTGTCAGCAGGAGATTCCTTAACTGAAGGGGTTGGGGACAGCACAAATCGTGGCGGATATACACATTATCTTAAAGATAAGCTAGAGGAAGATAAGGGGATAAATGAGGCTAATTTCTATAACTTTGGAGTTAAAGGTAATCGATCAGATCAGCTTCTTAAAAGGCTTAACTCGAATAAGGTAAAGACAGCGATTGGTGATGCAGATTTTGTTATCTTGACAATTGGCGGGAATGATATGATGAAGGTTGTTCGAGAGAACTTCTCAAATTTAAATATGCAGGCCTTTCAAAAGCAGAAGCTTATTTATCAAGATAATTTAGAACAAGTGGTCACAACAATTCGAGAGGAAAACCCACGAAGTATGGTTGTTTTAGTAGGATTGTATAATCCATTTTTGAAATGGTTTGCGAATATTACCGAAATTAATCAGATTGTTGACGACTGGAATGAAACAAGTAAAAATGTGCTCGCAAAATTTCCAGAGACTTATTTTGTAGAAATTGATGATCTTTTCGAAAATAATTCGGATGAATTGCTGTACGAGGATTATTTCCATCCAAATGATAAAGGATATGAACTGATTGCTGACCGAATTTACGAAACTTTAAAAGAGGAAGCTTTATTAAAGCTGCCAAATAAATACTAG
- a CDS encoding SCO family protein produces the protein MKFRIITIITILTVFVLSACGKSEIKDAKNWPITDFTYTDNNNETFGLDDLKGKVWVADFIYTNCPDVCLPMTFNMAKLQELTKKEKIENIEFVSFSVDPELDSPEVLTNYAKEFNVDFKNWHFLTGYKQEEIEKFAMDNFKTIVKKPENDPNVIHQTYFYLVNQDGEIMKMYSGDKETPYDEIIKDIKTLQ, from the coding sequence ATGAAATTTCGAATTATTACTATCATTACCATTTTAACAGTATTTGTACTTTCAGCTTGTGGTAAAAGTGAAATAAAAGATGCAAAAAATTGGCCAATTACTGATTTTACATATACAGACAATAATAATGAAACATTCGGTTTAGATGATCTAAAAGGAAAAGTATGGGTTGCAGACTTTATTTATACGAATTGTCCTGATGTTTGTCTACCAATGACGTTTAATATGGCTAAATTGCAAGAGTTGACCAAAAAGGAAAAGATCGAAAACATTGAGTTTGTATCCTTTAGTGTAGATCCTGAACTGGATAGTCCAGAGGTATTAACGAATTACGCAAAGGAATTTAATGTAGATTTTAAGAACTGGCACTTTCTGACTGGCTATAAGCAGGAAGAGATAGAGAAATTCGCAATGGATAATTTTAAAACGATTGTCAAAAAACCTGAAAATGACCCAAATGTTATACATCAAACATATTTTTATTTAGTTAATCAAGATGGGGAAATTATGAAAATGTATTCTGGGGATAAAGAAACTCCATATGATGAAATCATAAAAGATATTAAGACTTTACAATAG
- a CDS encoding sensor histidine kinase — protein sequence MKDYIDNLPISRKVLFFSFYISLILVVSTAGIILILQTKLMEKQLRYRVVEMSSLWSTTIDAGDILKLKDNRDTDHPSYKNITEKISLVNEKAPYMDSIILTPSVTTENTIYILATSKSYEKLGIKPFTFYRAEEAFIEGFNEALSTNDIASSRLYYKNSGLWISSFVPIKDHNENIVGVLGFDISAEIISEYQKDISVYLIGTFLIIMVLGYFVLRKGLKNVFAPINEIITGFNEVSNGNFNVKLKFTNQSDLGVLSERFNNMTNQLSLLFDRLSATSKQFGTMNRSGVSLHRFEVAIDEMEQILQRSKIQRELQRAEKMNAIGQLAASVAHEIRNPMTVVKGFLQIFLAKDQMSDEERMYIRLMIEEMNRAETIINDYLSLAKPDLEQTEKVDGGELASKVLDLINSYAMMSKNILLVHDLQEGVIINGNISEIKQVLINILKNGIEAMKDGGTLSIFVYKEGPFGVFKISDTGIGMSSEELERLGTAFYSLKEKGTGIGMMVCYQIIDRMKGKIEVQSQKGKGTTFKIYIPLIDEEM from the coding sequence ATGAAGGATTATATTGATAACTTGCCTATTTCCAGAAAGGTTTTATTTTTCTCTTTTTATATAAGCTTGATTCTAGTTGTTTCTACAGCGGGCATTATCCTAATCCTTCAAACAAAACTAATGGAGAAACAGCTACGATATCGGGTAGTGGAAATGTCATCTCTTTGGAGTACAACAATTGATGCGGGAGATATTTTGAAGTTGAAGGATAATAGGGATACAGATCATCCTTCCTATAAAAACATAACTGAAAAAATTTCTCTCGTGAATGAAAAAGCTCCATACATGGATTCCATCATTCTTACACCTAGTGTAACAACTGAAAATACAATTTACATTCTAGCTACCTCAAAGAGTTATGAAAAATTAGGAATTAAACCCTTTACTTTTTATAGAGCAGAAGAAGCATTTATAGAGGGATTTAACGAAGCACTATCAACTAATGATATTGCCTCTAGTCGCCTGTATTATAAGAATTCTGGTCTCTGGATATCCTCATTTGTTCCAATTAAAGATCATAATGAAAATATTGTAGGGGTTCTAGGCTTTGATATAAGTGCTGAAATTATTAGTGAATATCAAAAAGATATTTCTGTATACTTAATTGGTACTTTTCTAATAATAATGGTTCTCGGGTATTTTGTGCTAAGGAAAGGACTAAAAAATGTATTCGCCCCGATCAATGAGATCATTACAGGCTTTAATGAAGTAAGTAATGGAAATTTCAATGTCAAATTAAAATTTACGAATCAATCCGATCTAGGTGTTTTATCTGAACGATTTAATAATATGACGAACCAGCTTTCATTGCTTTTTGATCGATTATCTGCAACTTCTAAACAATTTGGAACAATGAATAGAAGTGGCGTTTCGTTGCATAGATTCGAGGTAGCCATTGATGAGATGGAACAAATACTACAAAGATCTAAAATTCAGCGTGAGCTGCAAAGAGCAGAAAAAATGAATGCAATTGGTCAATTGGCTGCATCAGTTGCTCATGAAATTAGAAATCCGATGACTGTCGTGAAAGGATTTTTACAAATCTTTTTAGCAAAAGATCAGATGAGTGATGAAGAACGGATGTACATACGACTTATGATTGAGGAAATGAATCGCGCTGAAACGATCATCAATGATTATTTATCTTTAGCAAAGCCAGACCTTGAACAGACCGAAAAGGTAGACGGAGGTGAATTGGCATCAAAGGTACTTGATTTAATAAACTCCTATGCAATGATGTCAAAAAATATATTGCTTGTTCATGATTTACAAGAAGGCGTAATCATTAACGGTAATATAAGCGAAATTAAGCAAGTCCTAATCAATATTTTAAAAAATGGAATAGAAGCAATGAAAGATGGCGGTACTTTAAGCATATTCGTATATAAAGAAGGTCCGTTTGGTGTGTTTAAAATAAGTGATACTGGAATTGGAATGAGCAGTGAAGAGCTTGAAAGATTGGGAACTGCTTTTTATTCTCTCAAAGAAAAGGGAACTGGTATTGGCATGATGGTTTGTTATCAGATTATTGATCGAATGAAGGGGAAAATAGAGGTCCAAAGTCAAAAAGGAAAGGGAACAACTTTCAAAATTTATATACCGTTAATTGACGAAGAAATGTAA
- a CDS encoding DUF2535 family protein: MLLKSLEFKNAVGQKVKITEIPVLDRNSPFHFMIQVRLQTLITSNYGSNKRVNNIISFREYLKRVLKWSVYRQLYKTPELKNNA, translated from the coding sequence TTGCTATTGAAAAGCCTAGAGTTCAAAAATGCTGTTGGACAGAAGGTAAAGATTACGGAGATTCCTGTATTAGATAGAAATAGCCCATTTCATTTCATGATTCAAGTCCGTTTGCAAACTTTAATCACTTCCAATTACGGAAGTAATAAAAGAGTTAACAACATTATTTCCTTTAGAGAATATTTAAAAAGAGTTTTAAAATGGTCTGTTTATAGGCAGTTGTATAAGACTCCAGAATTAAAGAATAACGCTTAA
- the tatC gene encoding twin-arginine translocase subunit TatC, producing MEDKELNLVEHLDELRKRLIISVAAFLVFFVVGFMYVEEIYKWLVRDLDVKLIVLGPSDIIWVYFMIASVIAIAATIPILALQIWLFVKPALKPFEKKISLSYIPALFVLFIVGLCFGYFVILPTVLNFLVELGGDMLVTNFTADKYFRFILHMTIPFGVLFELPVVVMFLTSLGILNPYALTKIRKFAYFALILIAIVISPPDFMSDFLVAIPLLFLYEISINLSKIVYKRKMKKEKEWQKNSEFETIDEN from the coding sequence ATGGAAGATAAAGAACTGAACTTAGTTGAGCATTTGGATGAATTAAGGAAGAGGCTTATTATTTCTGTAGCTGCTTTTTTAGTTTTTTTTGTAGTAGGTTTCATGTATGTTGAAGAGATTTATAAATGGTTAGTTCGCGATCTTGATGTGAAGTTAATTGTACTTGGACCAAGTGATATAATTTGGGTATACTTTATGATTGCTTCCGTCATTGCGATAGCAGCAACAATCCCTATACTTGCCTTACAAATTTGGTTGTTCGTTAAACCAGCTTTAAAGCCTTTTGAAAAGAAAATATCGCTTTCCTATATTCCAGCACTATTTGTTTTATTTATTGTTGGTCTTTGTTTTGGTTATTTTGTCATCTTACCAACTGTGTTGAACTTTTTAGTTGAACTGGGTGGCGACATGCTGGTAACGAATTTTACGGCTGATAAATATTTCAGATTTATTTTGCATATGACGATCCCATTTGGAGTGTTATTTGAATTACCAGTCGTTGTCATGTTTTTAACCTCCTTAGGGATATTAAATCCATACGCGCTCACAAAAATTAGGAAATTTGCATATTTTGCATTGATTTTGATCGCGATCGTCATTTCTCCACCTGATTTTATGTCAGATTTCCTTGTGGCAATTCCGTTGTTATTTTTGTATGAAATCAGCATTAATTTATCAAAAATTGTATACAAGCGGAAAATGAAAAAGGAAAAGGAATGGCAAAAAAACTCTGAGTTTGAAACGATTGATGAAAACTAG
- the tatA gene encoding twin-arginine translocase TatA/TatE family subunit, giving the protein MLSNIGVPGLILILVLALIIFGPKKLPEIGRAFGQTLREFKKSTRELTSDVMEELEDDDKKKAIK; this is encoded by the coding sequence ATGTTATCAAACATCGGAGTTCCTGGATTAATATTAATTCTTGTCTTAGCATTAATAATTTTTGGTCCAAAAAAATTACCGGAAATCGGTCGAGCTTTTGGGCAAACACTTAGAGAATTTAAGAAATCAACTCGTGAATTAACAAGTGATGTTATGGAAGAGTTGGAAGACGACGACAAGAAAAAAGCGATTAAATAA
- the ilvA gene encoding threonine ammonia-lyase IlvA, with amino-acid sequence MEQKLLKKRWVQLEEILIAYQQLKDIVSHTPLQRNERLSEKYNCNVFLKREDLQHIRSFKLRGAYYSVKSLSVEETRNGVVCASAGNHAQGVAYACRHLGVRGKIFMPTTTPRQKISQVEMFGREFVDIVLVGDTFDDSYAEANKCAKSEQSTFIHPFDDERVIAGQGTVAVEILNDCEESIDYVFASIGGGGLMAGLSTYIKSISPQTKMIGVEPAGAASMSISIKNKCVTSLAEIDKFIDGAAVKSVGEKTFDICEELIDDILLVPEGKVCTTILELYNEHAIVAEPAGALPIASLDFYKEKIKGKNIVCVISGGNNDFGRMQEMKERSLQYEGLLYYFIVNFPQRAGALREFLDEVLGPTDDITRFEYTKKNNKDNGPALVGIELKHREDYPGLIHRMNKKGFDYTEINKDSNLFHLLV; translated from the coding sequence ATGGAACAGAAATTATTGAAAAAAAGGTGGGTGCAGTTGGAGGAGATTTTAATTGCATACCAGCAGCTTAAAGATATCGTCTCCCATACACCTTTACAAAGAAATGAGCGACTTTCTGAAAAATATAATTGTAATGTATTTTTGAAAAGGGAAGATTTACAGCATATCCGTTCTTTTAAGCTTAGAGGTGCGTACTATTCTGTTAAGTCATTAAGTGTTGAGGAAACGAGAAATGGAGTTGTCTGTGCAAGTGCTGGCAATCATGCTCAGGGAGTTGCTTATGCGTGCAGACATTTAGGTGTTCGTGGGAAAATCTTTATGCCCACAACGACCCCAAGGCAAAAGATTAGTCAAGTTGAGATGTTTGGCAGAGAATTTGTTGATATTGTACTTGTTGGTGATACATTTGATGATTCGTATGCTGAAGCTAATAAATGTGCTAAATCAGAACAGAGTACATTTATTCATCCTTTTGATGATGAAAGAGTCATTGCGGGTCAAGGAACAGTTGCAGTTGAAATTTTAAATGACTGTGAGGAGTCTATAGATTATGTCTTCGCAAGTATTGGCGGAGGAGGGTTAATGGCTGGGCTAAGTACATATATTAAAAGTATTTCTCCGCAAACAAAAATGATCGGTGTTGAACCAGCAGGTGCAGCATCTATGAGTATATCTATTAAGAATAAGTGTGTTACCTCATTAGCGGAAATTGATAAATTTATTGATGGAGCAGCCGTCAAAAGTGTTGGAGAGAAGACTTTTGACATTTGCGAGGAGCTTATAGACGATATTTTGCTTGTACCAGAAGGAAAGGTTTGTACGACAATCCTTGAATTATATAATGAACATGCAATTGTCGCTGAACCAGCAGGTGCATTACCAATTGCTTCTCTTGACTTCTATAAAGAAAAAATTAAAGGGAAGAATATCGTATGTGTTATTAGTGGTGGGAATAATGATTTTGGCAGGATGCAAGAGATGAAGGAGAGATCTTTACAATATGAAGGTCTGTTATATTATTTCATTGTAAACTTTCCTCAACGTGCAGGTGCATTAAGGGAGTTCCTTGACGAAGTACTCGGTCCAACAGATGATATTACAAGATTTGAGTATACGAAAAAGAATAATAAAGATAATGGTCCAGCATTAGTAGGGATAGAATTAAAACATAGAGAAGACTACCCTGGTTTAATCCATAGAATGAACAAAAAGGGGTTTGATTATACGGAAATCAACAAAGACAGTAATCTTTTTCATTTGCTTGTTTAA